The following proteins come from a genomic window of Nocardioides albertanoniae:
- a CDS encoding cryptochrome/photolyase family protein has product MTDERRVLWFRRDLRLLDHAALLTAAADGAEVVPLYVLDERLLAPAGRTRVAWVLASVRALADELAEHGASLVVRRGDPAEVLPAVVAETGAREVHISSDHGPYGRARDARVRAALGEAQPGEVPLVETGSPYAVTPGRVLTGSGTGYQVFTPYYRAWLAHGWRAPAASDPARVAWASAPTEELPSVELPSGVRLEAGESAARRHWAEALERVGDYATARDRPDLDATSRISPYLKVGALHPRTLLADLADHPEPEAFRRELAFREFYADVLHHRPETAREYARPELRGLPYLTGAALCEHLDVWRAGRTGYPLVDAGMRQLLAEGWMHNRVRMLVASFLVKDLGVEWTHGARHFLRHLIDGDLASNQHGWQWAAGSGTDAAPYFRIFNPTTQARRFDPDGTYIRRWIPELRSVTGKAIHEPWTAPGGPPEGYPAPIVDHAEQRAAALEAYHALRR; this is encoded by the coding sequence ATGACCGACGAGAGACGGGTGCTCTGGTTCCGTCGGGACCTGAGGCTGCTCGACCATGCTGCCCTGCTCACCGCGGCCGCCGACGGGGCGGAGGTGGTGCCGCTCTACGTGCTCGACGAGCGGCTGCTGGCGCCGGCCGGCCGCACCCGGGTCGCCTGGGTGCTGGCCTCCGTGCGGGCCTTGGCCGACGAGCTCGCGGAGCACGGGGCGAGCCTCGTGGTCCGGCGCGGGGATCCCGCCGAGGTGCTGCCCGCGGTGGTCGCCGAGACCGGCGCGCGCGAGGTGCACATCAGCTCCGACCACGGGCCCTACGGCCGGGCTCGGGACGCTCGGGTCCGGGCAGCGCTGGGCGAAGCGCAGCCGGGCGAGGTGCCGCTGGTGGAGACCGGGTCGCCCTATGCCGTCACGCCGGGCCGGGTGCTGACCGGTTCGGGCACCGGCTACCAGGTCTTCACGCCCTACTACCGGGCCTGGCTCGCGCACGGCTGGCGGGCGCCGGCGGCGAGCGACCCTGCCCGGGTGGCCTGGGCATCGGCCCCGACCGAGGAGCTGCCCAGCGTGGAGCTGCCCTCGGGCGTACGTCTCGAGGCCGGTGAGTCCGCGGCCCGGCGTCACTGGGCCGAGGCGCTCGAGCGGGTCGGTGACTACGCCACCGCGCGCGACCGCCCCGACCTCGACGCCACCTCCCGGATCTCCCCGTATCTCAAGGTCGGCGCCCTGCACCCGCGCACGCTCCTGGCCGACCTGGCCGACCATCCGGAGCCGGAGGCGTTCCGGCGCGAGCTCGCCTTCCGCGAGTTCTACGCCGACGTGCTCCACCACCGCCCCGAGACCGCGCGCGAGTATGCCCGCCCGGAGCTCCGCGGTCTGCCGTACCTCACCGGGGCCGCCCTGTGTGAGCACCTCGACGTGTGGCGCGCCGGCCGCACCGGCTATCCGCTGGTCGACGCCGGCATGCGGCAGCTGCTCGCGGAGGGCTGGATGCACAACCGGGTGCGGATGCTGGTCGCGTCCTTCCTGGTCAAGGACCTCGGCGTCGAGTGGACCCACGGCGCCCGGCACTTCCTGCGCCACCTGATCGACGGCGACCTGGCCAGCAACCAGCACGGCTGGCAGTGGGCCGCCGGCAGCGGCACCGACGCGGCGCCCTACTTCCGGATCTTCAACCCGACCACCCAGGCCCGTCGCTTCGACCCGGACGGCACCTACATCCGCCGCTGGATCCCCGAGCTCCGCTCGGTCACCGGCAAGGCGATCCACGAGCCGTGGACGGCTCCGGGTGGACCACCGGAGGGCTATCCGGCGCCGATCGTCGACCACGCCGAGCAGCGGGCCGCCGCGCTGGAGGCTTATCACGCGCTTCGTCGGTGA
- a CDS encoding DUF1295 domain-containing protein has translation MISDLLLVSGVAAVAVAALMVITTIAARRAGRFSVVDTTWGLAFVAVAISSAVLSVRVGTSGPLPWLVLALVAVWGLRLAIHMHRRNHGAGEDPRYAEMLGDTPFGKAALRVFGIQGLAAWLVSWPVQAVAVTGSEPMWWLVAVGVLVWVVGVGFEAIGDAQLAAYKRSEDRPPVMETGLWRYTRHPNYFGDACVWWGLWLVGAATVWWVGPVTVIAPVAMTYFLVHATGARLLEETMMKRPGYPEYAARTSMFVPLPPRGGLVG, from the coding sequence GTGATCTCAGACCTGCTCCTGGTCAGCGGCGTCGCGGCCGTGGCGGTCGCGGCGCTGATGGTCATCACCACGATCGCCGCGCGCCGGGCCGGGCGCTTCTCCGTGGTCGACACGACCTGGGGTCTCGCGTTCGTGGCCGTCGCGATCAGCAGCGCGGTGCTCTCCGTGCGGGTCGGCACCTCCGGCCCGCTGCCGTGGCTGGTGCTGGCGCTGGTCGCGGTGTGGGGGCTGCGCCTGGCGATCCACATGCACCGCCGCAACCACGGCGCGGGCGAGGATCCGCGTTACGCCGAGATGCTGGGCGACACCCCGTTCGGGAAGGCCGCGCTACGGGTCTTCGGCATCCAGGGCCTGGCCGCCTGGCTGGTCTCCTGGCCGGTCCAGGCGGTCGCGGTCACGGGCTCCGAGCCGATGTGGTGGCTGGTCGCCGTCGGTGTCCTGGTCTGGGTGGTCGGCGTCGGCTTCGAGGCGATCGGGGACGCCCAGCTGGCGGCGTACAAGCGCTCGGAGGACCGCCCGCCGGTGATGGAGACCGGCCTGTGGCGCTACACCCGGCATCCCAACTACTTCGGTGACGCCTGCGTGTGGTGGGGCCTGTGGCTGGTCGGCGCGGCCACCGTCTGGTGGGTGGGGCCGGTCACGGTGATCGCGCCCGTCGCGATGACCTACTTCCTGGTCCATGCGACCGGCGCGCGGCTGCTGGAGGAGACCATGATGAAGCGGCCCGGCTACCCCGAGTACGCCGCGCGCACCTCGATGTTCGTGCCGTTGCCGCCGCGTGGTGGACTCGTCGGGTAA
- a CDS encoding SAM-dependent methyltransferase translates to MNTVEALPAPVVEGDRWPMLEPTPTGPASRIAAAATAKVVRAATRRLGISVSEDGRPADIVLNRPEEFYARLGRHGLIGLGEAYMTGAWDAPELGETLTVLCRDLEGLLPAWARRLHGVYERRRGHSDVNTPENAREHIGHHYDLSNEFFALFLDPTMSYSAGLFSSLPSAEDFADAQHRKIDRILDEAGVGEGSRVLEIGTGWGELALRAAARGARVTSVTLSVEQAALARRRIAAAGLEDLVNVDLRDYRAVDGTYDAVVSVEMIEAVGERFWPVYFEKIDEVLAPGGTAVIQAITMPHDQLMTTRTTETWITKYIFPGGILPSTEAITAVTEEHTGLRMRSRLSFGPHYAETLRRWDTALRDRAEEVRGLGFDETFLRMWHFYLEYSRAGFAAGYIDVQQLTFTRDAS, encoded by the coding sequence ATGAACACCGTCGAAGCACTCCCCGCCCCGGTCGTCGAGGGCGACCGTTGGCCGATGCTCGAGCCGACGCCCACCGGTCCGGCCAGCCGGATCGCCGCGGCCGCCACCGCGAAGGTCGTCCGCGCCGCCACCCGGCGGCTCGGGATCAGCGTGAGCGAGGACGGCCGGCCGGCCGACATCGTGCTGAACCGGCCCGAGGAGTTCTACGCCCGGCTCGGCCGGCACGGGCTGATCGGCCTCGGCGAGGCGTACATGACCGGTGCCTGGGACGCGCCGGAGCTGGGGGAGACCCTGACTGTGCTGTGCCGCGACCTCGAGGGTCTCCTCCCGGCCTGGGCGCGACGGCTGCACGGCGTCTACGAGCGGCGCCGCGGCCACTCCGACGTGAACACCCCCGAGAACGCCCGCGAGCACATCGGGCACCACTACGACCTCTCCAACGAGTTCTTCGCCCTGTTCCTGGACCCGACGATGTCCTACTCGGCCGGCCTCTTCTCCTCGCTGCCCTCGGCGGAGGACTTCGCCGATGCGCAGCACCGCAAGATCGACCGGATCCTCGACGAGGCGGGGGTCGGCGAGGGCAGCCGGGTGCTGGAGATCGGCACCGGTTGGGGAGAGCTGGCGCTGCGGGCAGCCGCTCGTGGGGCCCGGGTCACCTCGGTGACCCTCTCCGTCGAGCAGGCCGCGCTGGCCCGCCGGCGGATCGCCGCCGCCGGGCTCGAAGACCTGGTGAACGTCGACCTGCGCGACTACCGGGCCGTGGACGGCACCTACGACGCGGTGGTCTCGGTGGAGATGATCGAGGCGGTGGGCGAGCGGTTCTGGCCGGTCTACTTCGAGAAGATCGACGAGGTGCTGGCGCCGGGCGGCACCGCGGTGATCCAAGCGATCACGATGCCGCACGACCAGCTGATGACCACCCGCACCACCGAGACCTGGATCACCAAGTACATCTTCCCCGGCGGGATCCTGCCCTCGACGGAGGCGATCACGGCGGTCACCGAGGAGCACACCGGTCTCCGGATGCGCAGCCGGCTCTCCTTCGGCCCGCACTACGCCGAGACCCTGCGTCGCTGGGACACCGCGCTGCGCGATCGCGCCGAGGAGGTCCGCGGACTCGGCTTCGACGAGACGTTCCTGCGGATGTGGCACTTCTACCTGGAGTACTCCCGGGCAGGTTTCGCCGCCGGCTACATCGACGTCCAACAGCTCACGTTCACCCGGGACGCCTCGTGA
- a CDS encoding FAD-dependent oxidoreductase, whose translation MPRSDQERRRIAVVGGGVAGLTAAYVASHHGVVTLFEADDRLGGHADTHRVTGPDGRELAIDTGFIVHNRRTYPTLLRLFAELDVPTQVSEMSMSVRSEAADVEYAGARGPRGVLPDRRALRPAHLRMLTEIPRFHRAARALLESGEPDDRTLAEFLDEHGFSEHFRRHFTAPLVAAVWSCDPATALSYPARYLFEFLSHHGMLQIFGSPRWRTVTGGSATYVGRVADALRDRGGRVLTSTKVTNVVETGAGVEITDGNGHTEVFDAAVLATHPGQSLAMLGDPTDAQREILGAFPYSANQAQLHTDTSLLPRNERTRASWNHLERPGRGQVTVTYDLTRLMRLPAPDGVRHLVTLGGADLIDPAKVIDTMEYEHPLYTPESVAAQQRADELDSDALVFAGAWRGWGFHEDGARSGAKAAERLGLPWTTPTESSGVSANEPATGVYRTTISHSRRSPRKNRFVHRSHWWVVDLDQLPDRGILGRFEARDHLGEPDRSIRDNLADFLRRHDIDLADGRVLMAAQPRALGFCFNPISVYWCTDASGAPLATVVEVHNTYGDRHAYLVDPDEQGRARVVKAMYVSPFNGVEGHYDLTVPRPDGRLAVTVRLTTDDGVVLDAAVRGARVESPTYAASLRAAPAALLGAIWIRIHGITLWLRRLPVQHRPPHHQEGVR comes from the coding sequence ATGCCCCGTTCTGATCAGGAGCGCCGCCGAATCGCGGTGGTGGGCGGCGGTGTCGCCGGCCTGACGGCGGCGTACGTCGCGTCCCACCATGGCGTGGTGACCCTCTTCGAGGCCGACGACCGGCTCGGCGGGCATGCCGACACCCACCGCGTCACGGGGCCGGACGGGAGAGAGCTGGCGATCGACACCGGCTTCATCGTGCACAACCGGCGCACCTATCCGACGCTGCTCCGTCTCTTCGCCGAGCTCGACGTGCCGACCCAGGTCTCGGAGATGTCGATGTCGGTGCGGTCGGAGGCGGCGGACGTCGAGTACGCGGGCGCGCGCGGGCCGCGCGGTGTGCTGCCCGACCGGCGGGCGCTGCGGCCGGCGCACCTGCGGATGCTCACCGAGATCCCGCGGTTCCACCGCGCCGCCCGGGCGCTGCTCGAGAGCGGCGAGCCGGATGACCGCACCCTGGCCGAGTTCCTGGACGAGCACGGCTTCTCCGAGCACTTCCGCCGTCACTTCACCGCACCGCTGGTCGCCGCGGTGTGGTCGTGCGACCCGGCCACGGCGCTGAGCTATCCGGCTCGCTATCTCTTCGAGTTCCTCAGCCACCACGGGATGCTGCAGATCTTCGGTTCGCCCCGCTGGCGCACCGTCACCGGTGGCTCCGCGACCTACGTCGGGAGGGTCGCCGACGCGCTCCGCGACCGCGGTGGCCGGGTGCTGACCTCGACCAAGGTCACCAACGTGGTCGAGACCGGCGCCGGTGTCGAGATCACCGACGGCAACGGGCACACCGAGGTCTTCGACGCGGCCGTGCTGGCCACCCACCCCGGCCAGTCGCTGGCGATGCTCGGCGATCCGACCGACGCGCAGCGGGAGATCCTGGGGGCGTTCCCCTACTCCGCCAACCAGGCCCAGCTGCACACCGACACCAGCCTGCTGCCGCGCAACGAGCGCACCAGGGCTTCCTGGAACCATCTCGAGCGCCCGGGCCGCGGCCAGGTCACGGTCACCTACGACCTGACCAGGCTGATGCGGCTGCCCGCGCCCGACGGCGTACGTCACCTGGTCACTCTCGGTGGCGCCGATCTGATCGACCCCGCGAAGGTCATCGACACCATGGAGTACGAGCACCCGCTCTACACCCCTGAGTCGGTGGCGGCCCAGCAGCGTGCCGACGAGCTCGACTCGGACGCGCTCGTCTTCGCCGGAGCCTGGCGCGGATGGGGCTTCCACGAGGACGGCGCCCGCTCCGGTGCCAAGGCGGCCGAGCGGCTGGGCCTGCCCTGGACGACTCCCACCGAGTCTTCCGGCGTCTCCGCGAACGAGCCCGCGACCGGCGTCTACCGCACAACGATCAGCCACTCCCGCCGGAGCCCGCGGAAGAACCGGTTCGTGCACCGGTCGCACTGGTGGGTGGTCGACCTGGATCAGCTGCCCGACCGGGGCATCCTCGGCCGCTTCGAGGCGCGGGACCACCTGGGCGAGCCCGACCGCTCGATCCGGGACAACCTCGCCGACTTCCTGCGGCGCCACGACATCGACCTCGCCGACGGCCGGGTGCTGATGGCGGCCCAGCCGCGGGCCCTCGGCTTCTGCTTCAACCCGATCAGCGTCTACTGGTGCACCGATGCCTCCGGGGCGCCGCTGGCCACCGTCGTCGAGGTGCACAACACCTACGGCGACCGGCACGCCTATCTGGTGGATCCCGACGAGCAGGGCCGCGCCCGGGTGGTCAAGGCGATGTACGTCTCGCCCTTCAACGGCGTCGAGGGCCACTACGACCTGACCGTGCCCCGTCCCGACGGGCGCCTCGCCGTCACGGTGCGGCTGACCACCGACGACGGCGTCGTCCTCGACGCCGCGGTGCGCGGTGCCCGGGTCGAGAGCCCGACGTACGCCGCGTCGCTGCGCGCCGCTCCGGCTGCGCTGCTCGGCGCGATCTGGATCCGCATCCACGGGATCACCCTGTGGCTGCGGCGACTGCCGGTCCAGCACCGGCCTCCCCACCATCAGGAAGGTGTCCGATGA
- a CDS encoding SDR family oxidoreductase — translation MPVAVVTGAGSGLGRVIAQALDGAGFQVALLGRTQASLEETASTMARSLVLLTDVASADEVAAAFAAVDEMWGRVDLLVNNAGTFGPSGEADEIPVEEFAATLAVNVTGSFLCAREAFAQMKRQDPSGGRIINNGSISAQVPRPGSAAYTTSKHAITGLTRALALDGRAHGIAVGQIDIGNAATEMTAGIAVGARQADGTVRPEPTFDPQHVADAVVAMAQLPLGVSVPAMTVLATGMPYAGRG, via the coding sequence ATGCCGGTCGCCGTCGTCACCGGTGCCGGCTCAGGCCTGGGGCGAGTGATCGCGCAGGCCCTGGACGGTGCCGGCTTCCAGGTCGCGCTGCTCGGGCGTACGCAGGCCTCGCTCGAGGAGACCGCGTCGACGATGGCGCGGTCGCTCGTGCTGCTCACCGACGTCGCCTCCGCCGACGAGGTGGCGGCCGCGTTCGCCGCCGTCGACGAGATGTGGGGGCGGGTCGACCTGCTGGTCAACAACGCCGGCACCTTCGGGCCGAGCGGCGAGGCCGACGAGATCCCGGTCGAGGAGTTCGCCGCGACGCTCGCGGTCAACGTCACCGGCTCGTTCCTGTGCGCCCGCGAGGCGTTCGCGCAGATGAAGCGGCAGGACCCGTCCGGCGGACGGATCATCAACAACGGCTCGATCTCCGCGCAGGTGCCCCGCCCCGGCAGCGCTGCCTACACCACCTCCAAGCACGCGATCACCGGCCTCACCCGCGCCCTCGCCCTCGACGGCCGCGCCCACGGCATCGCCGTCGGCCAGATCGACATCGGCAACGCGGCCACCGAGATGACCGCCGGCATCGCGGTCGGCGCCCGCCAGGCCGACGGCACCGTACGCCCCGAGCCGACGTTCGACCCGCAGCACGTCGCCGACGCCGTGGTCGCCATGGCTCAGCTCCCGCTCGGCGTCAGCGTGCCTGCGATGACCGTCCTCGCGACCGGGATGCCGTACGCCGGACGCGGCTGA
- a CDS encoding bifunctional allantoicase/(S)-ureidoglycine aminohydrolase: protein MSAAHNPSGRYYAPTGGHPSQRELTTDRAVFTEAYAVLPRGTMRDITTSRLPFWEGTRLWVIARPLSGFAETFSQYIVEVSPGGGSDRPELDPGAEGVLFVVDGRLDLSLEGTSHALAPGGYAFIPPGATWTLHNTSDRAASFHWIRKAYQRIEGIDVPEPFVTNEVDVPGGEMPGTDGAWKTQRFTDPDDVRHDMHVNIVSFEPGGAIPFPETHVMEHGLYVLEGKAVYLLNKDWVEVQEGDFMWLRAFCPQACYAGGPDRFRYLLYKDVNRHAVLSRQFG, encoded by the coding sequence ATGAGCGCAGCACACAACCCTTCTGGCCGCTACTACGCCCCGACCGGCGGCCACCCGTCGCAGCGTGAGCTGACCACCGACCGGGCGGTCTTCACCGAGGCGTACGCCGTGCTCCCGCGTGGCACGATGCGCGACATCACCACCAGCAGGCTGCCGTTCTGGGAGGGCACCCGGCTGTGGGTGATCGCCCGGCCCCTCTCCGGCTTCGCCGAGACCTTCTCGCAGTACATCGTCGAGGTCTCGCCCGGCGGCGGCAGCGACAGGCCCGAGCTCGACCCGGGCGCCGAGGGCGTGCTGTTCGTGGTCGACGGCCGGCTCGACCTCTCGCTCGAGGGCACGAGCCACGCCCTCGCCCCCGGCGGCTACGCCTTCATCCCGCCCGGCGCCACCTGGACGCTGCACAACACCAGCGACCGGGCCGCAAGCTTCCACTGGATCCGCAAGGCCTACCAGCGGATCGAGGGCATCGACGTGCCGGAGCCGTTCGTCACCAACGAGGTCGACGTGCCCGGCGGCGAGATGCCCGGCACCGACGGCGCCTGGAAGACCCAGCGCTTCACCGACCCCGACGACGTACGCCACGACATGCACGTCAACATCGTGAGCTTCGAGCCGGGCGGTGCGATCCCGTTCCCGGAGACGCACGTGATGGAGCACGGGCTCTACGTGCTCGAGGGCAAGGCCGTCTACCTGCTCAACAAGGACTGGGTCGAGGTGCAGGAGGGCGACTTCATGTGGCTGCGCGCGTTCTGCCCGCAGGCCTGCTACGCCGGCGGGCCCGACCGGTTCCGCTACCTGCTCTACAAGGACGTCAACCGCCACGCCGTCCTGTCGCGGCAGTTCGGCTGA
- the allB gene encoding allantoinase AllB: MNDELDLVIRARRMVSTRGEVEGSVGVKGGRIVAVEPAASGLSAARVVELADDEVLMPGVVDAHVHVNDPGRTEWEGFASATRAAAAGGVTTIVDMPLNSIPPTCDLSALDLKRRVAFGGPAESQAFVDVGFWGGAIPGNVPELRTLHQAGVSGFKCFLLHSGVDEFPPLDPEQLELAMREIGSFGGLLIVHAEDAHTIEHAPAAGGGTYDRFLRSRPRDAESLAVALVIEVARRTGCRVHILHVSSSDVLEALAAARRDGVAITAETCPHYLTFAAEEIPDGATAYKCCPPIREATNREQLWEGLREGVLDMVVTDHSPSTADLKALDTGDFGVAWGGISSLQLGLSAVWTEARARGFALTDVARWMSQAPARHAGLAGKGQIAVGHDADFAVFAPDDSFVVDVATLHHKNAVTPYHGRTLAGVVRETWLRGEKIDIEAAPQGRLLTRVTREGARP, from the coding sequence ATGAACGACGAACTGGATCTGGTGATCCGTGCCCGCCGGATGGTCTCCACCCGCGGTGAGGTCGAGGGGTCTGTCGGGGTGAAGGGCGGCAGGATCGTCGCGGTCGAGCCCGCCGCGTCCGGGCTGAGCGCGGCCCGAGTGGTCGAGCTCGCCGACGACGAGGTGCTGATGCCCGGCGTCGTCGACGCCCACGTGCACGTCAACGACCCGGGCCGCACCGAGTGGGAGGGATTCGCCTCCGCGACCCGCGCCGCGGCCGCAGGCGGCGTCACGACCATCGTCGACATGCCGCTCAACAGCATCCCGCCGACCTGCGACCTCTCGGCGCTGGATCTCAAGCGACGGGTCGCTTTTGGAGGGCCAGCGGAGAGCCAGGCCTTCGTCGACGTCGGGTTCTGGGGCGGCGCCATCCCCGGCAACGTCCCCGAGCTGCGTACGTTGCACCAGGCGGGGGTCTCCGGGTTCAAGTGCTTCCTGCTGCACTCCGGTGTCGACGAGTTCCCGCCGCTCGACCCGGAGCAGCTCGAGCTGGCGATGCGTGAGATCGGCTCGTTCGGGGGCCTGCTGATCGTGCACGCCGAAGACGCCCACACGATCGAGCACGCGCCCGCGGCAGGCGGCGGGACGTACGACCGGTTCCTGCGCAGCCGGCCGCGCGACGCGGAGAGCCTGGCCGTCGCCCTGGTGATCGAGGTGGCCCGGCGCACCGGCTGCCGGGTCCACATCCTGCACGTCTCCAGCTCCGACGTGCTCGAGGCGCTGGCCGCCGCACGCCGCGACGGGGTCGCGATCACGGCCGAGACGTGCCCCCACTACCTGACCTTCGCCGCCGAGGAGATCCCCGACGGCGCCACCGCCTACAAGTGCTGCCCGCCGATCCGTGAGGCGACCAACCGTGAGCAGCTCTGGGAGGGCCTGCGCGAGGGTGTGCTCGACATGGTCGTCACCGACCACTCGCCCTCGACCGCCGACCTCAAGGCCCTCGACACCGGTGACTTCGGGGTCGCCTGGGGTGGCATCTCCTCGCTCCAGCTCGGCCTCTCGGCGGTCTGGACCGAGGCCCGCGCCCGTGGCTTCGCCCTCACCGACGTCGCCCGCTGGATGTCGCAGGCACCCGCCCGTCACGCGGGGCTGGCCGGCAAGGGACAGATCGCGGTCGGCCACGACGCCGACTTCGCGGTCTTCGCGCCCGACGACTCCTTCGTCGTCGACGTCGCCACGCTCCATCACAAGAACGCCGTCACGCCCTACCACGGCCGCACCCTCGCAGGCGTCGTCCGCGAGACCTGGCTGCGTGGCGAGAAGATCGACATCGAGGCCGCGCCCCAGGGCCGGCTGCTCACCCGAGTCACCCGAGAAGGAGCCCGACCATGA
- a CDS encoding sulfite exporter TauE/SafE family protein, protein MPDTALVVIALTVATGAFVQGTSGLGFALIVAPVVGLLAPDLLPVFLLAAMIPLNAYVLWRERHALDLSGTGWITAARIVATPGGVLVLALVPESFLGVLVGAATVAAVVASLLSPSFTPGVGAYLAAGAITGITETATGVGGPPLALVYQHRPPAELRATVAACFLGGEIVSLGLLFGTRQAHLDQLLPLLPMLPAVALGAALSVITHRRLDAARMRIVVLVFALVSGTALMVGL, encoded by the coding sequence GTGCCTGATACCGCCCTGGTCGTCATCGCGCTGACCGTCGCGACGGGCGCTTTCGTCCAGGGCACCAGCGGTCTGGGGTTCGCACTGATCGTGGCGCCGGTGGTCGGTCTGCTCGCGCCCGACCTGCTCCCGGTCTTCCTCCTCGCGGCGATGATCCCGCTCAATGCGTACGTCCTCTGGCGCGAGCGGCACGCGCTCGACCTCTCCGGCACCGGCTGGATCACCGCGGCCAGGATCGTGGCCACCCCCGGCGGAGTGCTGGTGCTCGCGCTGGTCCCGGAGAGCTTTCTCGGGGTGCTCGTCGGCGCCGCGACCGTCGCTGCGGTCGTGGCAAGCCTCCTGAGCCCCTCCTTCACCCCGGGTGTGGGTGCCTACCTCGCCGCCGGCGCGATCACCGGGATCACCGAGACGGCCACCGGGGTCGGCGGCCCACCGCTGGCCCTGGTCTACCAGCACCGGCCGCCGGCCGAGCTTCGGGCGACGGTCGCGGCCTGCTTCCTCGGCGGCGAGATCGTCTCGCTCGGGCTGCTCTTCGGGACCCGCCAGGCACACCTCGACCAGCTCCTGCCGCTCCTCCCGATGCTCCCCGCGGTGGCGCTGGGGGCGGCGCTCAGCGTGATCACCCATCGCCGCCTGGACGCTGCCCGGATGCGGATCGTGGTGCTCGTCTTCGCGCTCGTCTCCGGCACCGCCCTCATGGTCGGACTGTGA
- a CDS encoding fumarylacetoacetate hydrolase family protein — MRLLSVGPTGHERPAALDDHDVLRDLSATVAAIDGELLGDPERLDQMRHAIASGDLPAVPAGTRTGPPVPRPGKIVGIGLNYEDHAEEAGLTIPDEPVVFLKPSTSIVGPYDTIELPPGSTTTDYEVELGVVVGRRLTRCGSREEALSAVGGYLVGNDVSERSRIAAGPTWAKGKCADTFTPIGPWLVTPDDVVDPQSLGLELWVGGERRQRGTTARMARGVGELLAYVSSLMTLEPGDLLLTGTPGGVAAGRPEPKPFLSHGDIVEAAVAGLGRQRTPVDAYAGAAS, encoded by the coding sequence ATGAGACTGCTGAGTGTGGGACCGACGGGGCACGAGCGCCCCGCTGCTCTCGACGACCACGACGTCCTGCGCGACCTGTCGGCGACGGTGGCGGCGATCGACGGGGAGCTCCTCGGCGATCCGGAGCGGCTCGACCAGATGCGGCACGCGATCGCCTCGGGAGACCTTCCGGCCGTGCCCGCGGGCACCCGCACCGGGCCACCCGTGCCGCGGCCGGGAAAGATCGTCGGGATCGGGCTCAACTACGAGGACCACGCCGAAGAGGCCGGCCTCACCATCCCCGACGAGCCGGTCGTCTTCCTCAAACCATCGACGTCGATCGTGGGTCCGTACGACACCATCGAGCTGCCGCCGGGCTCGACGACGACCGACTACGAGGTCGAGCTCGGCGTGGTGGTCGGGCGCCGGCTGACGCGATGCGGCTCACGCGAGGAGGCGCTGTCGGCCGTCGGTGGTTACCTGGTCGGCAACGACGTCAGCGAGCGCTCACGCATCGCCGCCGGCCCGACCTGGGCCAAGGGCAAGTGCGCCGACACCTTCACGCCGATCGGCCCCTGGCTGGTGACCCCCGACGACGTCGTCGACCCGCAGTCGCTCGGTCTCGAGCTCTGGGTCGGTGGTGAGCGACGCCAGCGCGGCACGACCGCGCGGATGGCCCGTGGTGTCGGTGAGCTGCTCGCCTACGTGAGCTCGCTGATGACGCTCGAACCGGGCGACCTGCTGCTCACCGGCACACCCGGCGGGGTGGCGGCCGGCCGACCCGAACCGAAGCCGTTCCTGAGCCACGGTGACATCGTGGAGGCCGCGGTCGCCGGCCTCGGCCGCCAGCGCACCCCCGTCGATGCGTACGCCGGGGCCGCATCATGA